The Hymenobacter sp. GOD-10R genome includes a window with the following:
- a CDS encoding pyruvate dehydrogenase complex dihydrolipoamide acetyltransferase translates to MAEIIKMPKMSDTMTEGVIAAWLKKVGDKVKSGDILAEVETDKATMELENYEDGTLLYIGPKEKDSVPVDGVLAIVGKEGEDISGLLGQVGGGAAPAAAAPAPQAAAPAPAAPAPAPAPAAAPAPAPAAAPSNGKKATVIRMPKMSDTMTEGTIASWLKKVGDKVKSGDVLAEVETDKATMELENYEDGTLLYIGPKDGEAVAVDGVLAIIGEEGADVQALLGGQSGGAAPQAAPAAEAQAAPAAAAPEAATTTQSGGRLFASPLAKSIAKEKGIDLSQVKGSGENGRIVQRDVENFQPGAAPAAAPQATPAAAPAPQAAPAAEAPKAAAPAPAPAAAEGTYTDTPVSQMRKVIARRLSESLFTAPHFYLTMEILMDKAMEVRTQLNALSPVKLSFNDLVIKASAVALKQHPAINSSWLGDKIRQNKVVNIGVAVAIEDGLLVPVIRNADGKGLSTIATEVKDLAGKAKSKKLQPSEWEGSTFTISNLGMFGIEEFTAIINPPDACILAVGGIKQTAVVKNGELAIGNVMKVTLSCDHRVVDGATGSAFLQTLKALLEDPMRMLI, encoded by the coding sequence ATGGCCGAAATCATAAAAATGCCCAAAATGAGCGACACGATGACCGAAGGTGTCATCGCAGCGTGGCTCAAGAAGGTAGGTGACAAAGTGAAATCCGGTGATATCCTAGCCGAAGTCGAAACCGACAAAGCCACGATGGAACTGGAAAATTATGAGGATGGCACCTTGCTTTATATTGGTCCGAAAGAAAAAGACTCGGTTCCGGTAGATGGCGTGCTCGCCATCGTGGGCAAAGAAGGAGAAGATATTTCCGGTCTGCTCGGCCAAGTAGGTGGCGGCGCTGCACCGGCAGCAGCGGCTCCTGCTCCGCAGGCTGCTGCTCCTGCTCCAGCGGCTCCCGCGCCTGCACCAGCCCCGGCGGCTGCGCCCGCGCCCGCTCCGGCCGCTGCTCCTAGCAACGGTAAAAAAGCTACCGTTATTCGGATGCCGAAAATGAGCGACACAATGACGGAAGGCACTATTGCGTCGTGGCTCAAGAAAGTAGGCGACAAGGTGAAATCGGGTGATGTGTTGGCCGAAGTTGAGACCGACAAAGCCACGATGGAGCTGGAAAACTACGAAGATGGCACCCTGCTCTACATCGGACCGAAAGACGGCGAAGCTGTTGCGGTAGATGGCGTGCTCGCCATCATCGGTGAAGAAGGCGCTGACGTACAAGCGCTGCTTGGCGGTCAATCGGGTGGTGCTGCGCCACAAGCTGCTCCGGCTGCTGAAGCACAAGCGGCACCAGCCGCTGCTGCTCCTGAAGCGGCTACTACGACCCAATCGGGTGGTCGTCTGTTTGCTTCGCCCCTCGCCAAGAGTATTGCCAAAGAAAAAGGTATTGACCTGAGCCAAGTAAAAGGCTCCGGCGAAAACGGCCGTATCGTACAGCGCGACGTGGAGAACTTCCAGCCTGGTGCTGCTCCCGCTGCCGCGCCGCAAGCCACTCCGGCTGCTGCCCCAGCTCCGCAAGCTGCTCCAGCCGCCGAAGCTCCCAAAGCCGCTGCTCCGGCGCCTGCCCCAGCCGCTGCCGAAGGCACCTACACCGACACGCCCGTGTCGCAGATGCGCAAGGTTATTGCCCGTCGTCTGTCGGAAAGCCTGTTTACGGCGCCGCATTTCTATCTAACGATGGAAATCCTGATGGACAAGGCCATGGAGGTTCGCACGCAGCTAAACGCGCTGTCGCCGGTGAAGCTGTCCTTCAACGACCTTGTTATCAAAGCGTCGGCTGTCGCGTTGAAGCAGCACCCCGCTATCAACTCGTCGTGGCTCGGTGACAAGATCCGCCAGAACAAAGTGGTGAATATTGGTGTGGCTGTGGCTATCGAAGATGGTCTGCTGGTACCAGTTATCCGCAACGCCGACGGCAAAGGTCTTTCGACGATTGCTACAGAGGTGAAAGACCTAGCTGGCAAAGCCAAGTCGAAGAAGCTCCAACCCTCAGAGTGGGAAGGCAGCACCTTCACCATCTCGAACCTAGGTATGTTCGGCATCGAGGAGTTCACTGCCATCATCAACCCACCGGATGCTTGCATCTTGGCCGTGGGCGGCATCAAGCAAACTGCCGTGGTGAAGAACGGTGAGCTAGCTATCGGCAACGTGATGAAAGTAACGCTCAGCTGCGACCACCGCGTAGTAGACGGCGCTACCGGCTCGGCCTTCCTCCAGACGCTGAAAGCGCTGCTTGAAGACCCGATGCGCATGCTCATCTGA
- the hslV gene encoding ATP-dependent protease subunit HslV, with the protein MKIRSTTVLGVRHNGEIALGADGQATMDKHVAKSNVRKVRKLQNGKVVTGFAGSTADAFMLLDKFEEKLSGYGGQLRRAAIELAKEWRKDQYLRKLEAMMVVCDKDELLIIAGSGDVLEPDSDVAAIGSGAMYAQAAALALKKHAPHLTARQMVEDALHIAADICIYTNHNLMIEQPV; encoded by the coding sequence ATGAAAATACGCTCCACTACCGTTCTTGGCGTGCGCCACAACGGTGAAATTGCCCTCGGCGCCGACGGCCAAGCGACCATGGATAAGCACGTGGCCAAGAGCAACGTGCGCAAAGTACGCAAGCTGCAAAACGGCAAAGTTGTGACGGGTTTTGCCGGCTCCACCGCCGATGCCTTCATGCTGCTTGATAAGTTCGAGGAAAAGCTTTCCGGCTACGGCGGGCAGCTCCGTCGCGCGGCCATCGAGCTAGCCAAGGAATGGCGCAAAGACCAATACCTGCGTAAGCTGGAAGCCATGATGGTGGTCTGCGACAAAGACGAACTGCTCATCATTGCCGGCTCCGGCGACGTGCTCGAACCGGACTCTGACGTAGCCGCCATCGGCTCCGGCGCTATGTACGCGCAAGCTGCAGCCCTAGCCCTCAAAAAGCACGCGCCGCACCTCACAGCCCGCCAGATGGTAGAAGATGCCTTGCACATTGCCGCTGACATCTGCATCTACACCAACCACAACCTGATGATCGAGCAGCCGGTATAG
- a CDS encoding sensor histidine kinase produces the protein MNQISLTYQQWLLLFEGASAVILAANFIQWVVSRDRIYALYSGYILLWSGFFGFVQLLSPFLTRVVASVFLPVFSILFVELAVVFLNLKAQPRQMRWFRAGQWAMIGVAALELYFYFFTSFWQTPWHEYQLNVSRIITLLLTAYVFVVYARAPNRLASFFIAGTGLLLLGEMVGVALVLRYGIGATTLPMPYNGQFLMQVAILCDIVSVSLGLSYRQRQQAVQRVLVEQELDREREQRLRQQLEADLTLQQLKQQHTDAQMKALQSQVNPHFLFNSLNTLSSLIDENPPQAITYVDELSSVYRYLLRASDRELTPLSVELSFIQSYFHLLKTRYDSSICPEIDVAEEHTNALVPPLTLQLLVENAVKHNRALPEEPLTIRIRTTAMGQLAVENNIQRRNVRVESNGVGLANIADKYCLLNQPAPLIEEVEGWFRVTLPLLKPLDAAAPSHLVGQASGVVDKQPQ, from the coding sequence ATGAATCAGATTTCGCTCACCTACCAACAATGGTTGTTGCTGTTTGAAGGAGCTTCCGCCGTTATTCTGGCGGCCAACTTCATTCAGTGGGTGGTCAGCCGCGACCGGATCTATGCCTTGTACAGTGGCTATATTCTGTTGTGGTCGGGGTTCTTTGGCTTCGTGCAACTGCTGAGCCCTTTCCTGACGCGGGTGGTAGCATCCGTCTTCCTGCCCGTATTCTCCATCTTGTTTGTGGAGTTAGCTGTTGTCTTCCTGAACCTTAAGGCACAACCCCGCCAGATGCGTTGGTTTCGGGCCGGGCAATGGGCTATGATAGGGGTGGCGGCGCTGGAGCTATATTTCTACTTTTTCACTTCCTTCTGGCAAACACCATGGCATGAGTACCAGCTTAATGTGAGCCGCATTATTACGCTGTTGCTCACGGCTTACGTCTTCGTGGTGTATGCGCGCGCGCCTAACCGGCTAGCTTCTTTCTTTATTGCGGGCACGGGCCTGCTACTACTGGGCGAAATGGTGGGCGTGGCGCTTGTTCTGCGGTACGGCATCGGGGCTACCACGCTACCCATGCCCTACAATGGGCAATTTTTGATGCAGGTAGCTATCCTGTGCGATATAGTGAGTGTGTCGCTGGGTTTGTCGTACCGACAGCGCCAACAGGCCGTGCAGCGCGTGCTAGTAGAGCAGGAGCTCGATCGGGAGCGGGAGCAGCGTCTGCGTCAGCAGCTCGAAGCCGATTTGACTCTACAGCAGCTCAAGCAGCAGCACACCGACGCGCAGATGAAGGCCCTGCAAAGCCAAGTGAATCCGCACTTCTTGTTTAACAGCCTCAATACGCTCTCCTCCCTCATCGACGAGAACCCGCCGCAAGCCATCACCTACGTCGATGAGCTGTCGAGCGTGTACCGCTACCTGCTCCGGGCCAGCGACCGAGAGCTAACGCCGCTGAGCGTTGAGCTAAGCTTCATTCAATCGTATTTTCACCTGCTGAAAACCCGCTACGACAGCAGTATTTGCCCCGAAATAGACGTGGCCGAAGAGCACACCAACGCGCTGGTGCCGCCCCTTACATTGCAGCTGTTGGTCGAAAATGCCGTCAAACACAATCGCGCCTTGCCCGAAGAGCCCCTCACTATTCGGATTCGCACTACTGCTATGGGGCAATTAGCCGTGGAAAACAATATCCAGCGCCGCAACGTGCGCGTAGAATCGAACGGCGTCGGGCTAGCTAATATCGCCGATAAATACTGCTTATTGAACCAACCAGCGCCGCTGATTGAGGAAGTGGAAGGTTGGTTCCGGGTCACGCTGCCGCTGCTAAAGCCGTTGGATGCCGCTGCACCGAGTCATTTAGTTGGGCAAGCCAGCGGTGTAGTTGATAAGCAGCCGCAGTGA
- a CDS encoding TonB-dependent receptor has protein sequence MNKHLLLAPICCVLSVAAFGQGQALTGQVLDPAGRPLVGATVVEKGTNNGTGTGGDGRFTLKARTAQPRLVVSSIGFASQEISAAGGATTVRLAEASTSLAGVQVVGSRSQNRSITDSPSPVDIIDVRTVTAKTGQLDVNQLLQFVAPSFNSNRQTGSDGADHVDPATLRGLGPDQTLVLINGKRQHQSALVNLFGTRGRGNTGTDLNVIPAAAIERIEVLRDGAAAQYGSDAIAGVINIVLKSSKDLTVNANYGAYDAKYRFDDRDFDGGNFNTNINYGIGLGDKGSFINATVDYNRREHTQRADVPSPDGLARREYGDPRVTNTSAYINSKFALSDKAHIYVFGGGNKRKGDAYAWTRFADSPRNVPSIYPNGFDPIITSDIWDATGVAGIRANLGGWDVDLSNDFGSNRFHYGVRNTLNTSLGTSSPTTFDAGGFQLQQNVVNLGLTRNYKTVLQGLNVAAGAEWRKEWYSLFAGEEASYRNYDPAGTPDSLRRPGGAQGFPGFQPNDVIKASRDNIGIYADAELNVTVRWLLEAALRYEHYSDFGSTLNYKVATRFNLTDFLTLRGTYSTGFRAPSLAQVNFNSTVTNFIQGQPVEVLLARNNSAVTQKLGIPSLKQETSNNANIGLTSRIGSNLSLTLDGYYIKVKDRVVLTSQFSSDDPVIGPDLQALNVGQAQFFANAADTRSIGLDVVLSHSATLGTAGRLNSTFAANFNNLKIDRVRTSGRLTGREEDFFGAREQAFVKASAPPSKLNLTFDYQVGRFGALVRFVRFAKVSLIDYNGDVDKYTPRVTTDLTLNYALTNNLQVILGSSNLFNQYPSMFNPQITETGGAWDPVQMGANGRFYFAKLQARF, from the coding sequence ATGAACAAACATTTACTACTAGCGCCTATCTGCTGCGTGCTTAGCGTTGCGGCTTTTGGGCAAGGACAAGCCCTAACGGGGCAAGTGCTCGACCCAGCTGGTCGGCCGCTGGTCGGAGCAACCGTGGTGGAGAAAGGCACTAATAACGGCACCGGCACTGGCGGCGACGGACGGTTCACGCTGAAAGCGCGCACCGCGCAGCCTAGGTTGGTGGTCAGCTCCATTGGCTTTGCCTCGCAAGAAATAAGCGCCGCGGGGGGAGCTACAACTGTGCGCCTGGCAGAAGCTAGCACCAGCTTGGCCGGTGTGCAGGTAGTCGGCTCGCGCAGCCAGAACCGCTCTATCACCGATTCACCTTCGCCCGTTGATATCATCGACGTGCGCACCGTGACGGCCAAAACCGGTCAGCTCGACGTGAACCAGTTGCTGCAATTCGTGGCGCCCTCGTTCAACTCGAACCGCCAGACCGGCTCGGACGGCGCCGACCACGTCGACCCCGCCACCTTGCGCGGCCTAGGTCCTGACCAAACGCTGGTGCTCATCAACGGCAAGCGTCAGCACCAGTCGGCGCTGGTGAACTTGTTTGGCACGCGTGGCCGCGGCAATACGGGCACTGACTTGAACGTGATTCCGGCCGCCGCTATCGAGCGGATCGAAGTGTTGCGCGACGGAGCGGCGGCCCAGTACGGCTCCGATGCTATTGCCGGCGTCATCAACATCGTGCTGAAAAGCTCCAAAGACCTGACGGTTAATGCCAACTATGGGGCTTACGACGCTAAGTACCGCTTCGACGACCGAGATTTCGATGGCGGTAACTTCAACACCAACATCAACTACGGAATAGGGCTAGGGGATAAGGGTAGCTTCATCAACGCCACCGTCGACTACAACCGGCGCGAGCACACCCAACGGGCCGACGTGCCCTCGCCCGATGGCCTAGCTCGCCGCGAGTACGGCGACCCGCGCGTGACGAACACCTCGGCGTACATCAACTCCAAGTTTGCCCTCAGCGATAAGGCGCACATCTATGTATTCGGCGGTGGCAACAAGCGCAAGGGCGACGCCTACGCTTGGACGCGCTTTGCCGACAGCCCACGCAACGTACCGTCCATTTACCCCAACGGCTTCGACCCGATCATCACGAGCGACATCTGGGATGCCACCGGAGTAGCAGGCATCCGCGCGAACCTAGGAGGCTGGGACGTGGACTTGAGCAATGATTTTGGCTCCAACCGCTTCCATTACGGCGTGCGTAATACGCTGAATACTTCGCTGGGAACTAGTTCGCCTACGACGTTCGATGCGGGAGGCTTTCAGCTGCAACAAAACGTGGTGAACCTAGGTCTCACGCGCAACTATAAAACGGTGCTGCAGGGCCTCAACGTGGCAGCTGGCGCCGAGTGGCGCAAGGAATGGTACTCGCTGTTTGCGGGTGAGGAAGCATCGTACCGGAACTACGACCCGGCGGGCACCCCTGATTCGCTCCGGCGGCCCGGCGGCGCGCAGGGCTTTCCCGGCTTTCAGCCCAATGACGTGATCAAGGCAAGTCGGGACAACATCGGCATCTACGCCGATGCAGAGTTGAATGTAACGGTGCGCTGGCTGCTGGAAGCTGCACTGCGCTACGAGCACTACAGCGACTTTGGTAGCACGCTCAACTACAAAGTAGCTACCCGCTTCAACCTGACCGATTTTCTGACGTTGCGCGGTACGTACAGCACGGGCTTCCGGGCACCTTCGCTGGCCCAGGTCAACTTCAACTCCACCGTCACCAACTTCATTCAAGGGCAGCCGGTGGAAGTGCTATTGGCGCGCAACAACAGCGCCGTCACGCAAAAGCTAGGTATCCCGAGCCTGAAGCAAGAAACCTCGAACAACGCCAACATTGGCCTGACTAGCCGCATCGGCTCCAACTTGAGCTTGACGCTGGATGGCTACTACATCAAGGTGAAAGACCGGGTGGTGCTCACGAGCCAGTTCTCGTCCGACGACCCCGTTATTGGCCCTGACTTGCAAGCGTTGAATGTAGGGCAGGCGCAGTTCTTCGCTAATGCCGCGGATACCCGTTCCATCGGTTTGGATGTAGTGCTGAGCCACTCGGCCACGCTCGGAACGGCGGGGCGGCTGAATTCTACTTTCGCGGCGAACTTCAACAACCTCAAAATTGATCGGGTGCGTACCTCGGGGCGCCTGACGGGGCGGGAGGAAGACTTCTTTGGCGCCCGCGAGCAGGCGTTCGTGAAAGCTTCGGCGCCGCCGTCGAAGCTTAATTTGACCTTCGATTATCAGGTAGGACGTTTTGGCGCCTTGGTGCGCTTTGTACGGTTCGCCAAAGTATCGCTCATTGATTACAATGGCGACGTAGATAAATATACGCCCCGCGTCACGACCGACCTCACGCTGAACTACGCGCTAACCAACAACTTACAGGTTATCCTAGGTAGCTCCAACCTATTCAATCAGTATCCCAGCATGTTCAATCCGCAGATAACAGAAACAGGCGGCGCCTGGGACCCGGTGCAGATGGGCGCGAACGGCCGATTTTACTTTGCTAAATTGCAGGCCCGATTCTGA